CAAGGAGAAGTTTGAGCGTACGAAGCCGCATGTGAATGTGGGGACGATGGGTCATATTGACCATGGGAAGACGACGTTGACGGCTGCGATCACCAAGACTTTGTCTGATCGTGTTGATGGGAATGCGTTTACGGAG
This portion of the Actinomycetes bacterium genome encodes:
- the tuf gene encoding elongation factor Tu (EF-Tu; promotes GTP-dependent binding of aminoacyl-tRNA to the A-site of ribosomes during protein biosynthesis; when the tRNA anticodon matches the mRNA codon, GTP hydrolysis results; the inactive EF-Tu-GDP leaves the ribosome and release of GDP is promoted by elongation factor Ts; many prokaryotes have two copies of the gene encoding EF-Tu), whose amino-acid sequence is MSKEKFERTKPHVNVGTMGHIDHGKTTLTAAITKTLSDRVDGNAFTE